In a genomic window of Meleagris gallopavo isolate NT-WF06-2002-E0010 breed Aviagen turkey brand Nicholas breeding stock chromosome 1, Turkey_5.1, whole genome shotgun sequence:
- the CRELD2 gene encoding protein disulfide isomerase CRELD2, which produces LPALYAVLLLLLLLLPPSPAMGAGERRRLACTTCRGIVDRFNQGLADTAKKNFGGGNTAWEEKTLSKYESSEIRLVEITENLCDSSNFECNNMVEEHEEHIEKWWFKLKKKYPDLFKWFCIETLEVCCPPGTYGPDCLACRGGSERPCHGNGRCDGDGTRGGDGTCSCNKEYTGEFCLDCSNGYYSSLRNDTHSVCTACHTACKTCTGSSNKDCQDCKEGWIKNEETACVDLDECASSPCKDEQYCLNTDGSFSCKACDASCVGCTGEGSDKCKTCASGYTKEDEKCTDTDECNLSEKVCTKENEDCVNTPGSYKCVCSEGFEDKDGTCVQTVKTGKEVETETTEPSHTEHEDL; this is translated from the exons TTGCCCGCGCTGTACGCCGTGCTGCTCctcctcttgctgctgctgccgcctTCTCCTGCTATGGGCGCCGGCGAGCGGCGGCGTCTGGCGTGCACCACCTGCCGGGGCATCGTGGACAGGTTCAACCAG GGGTTAGCAGATACAGCAAAGAAGAATTTTGGTGGTGGAAACACTGCTTGGGAGGAGAAGACGCTGTCAAAGTACGAGTCCAG TGAAATTCGTCTTGTAGAGATCACAGAGAATCTCTGTGACAGCAGTAACTTTGAATGTAACAACATGGTAGAAGAGCATGAGGAACATATAGAGAAATGGTGGTTCAAACT aaagaagaaatatccTGATTTGTTTAAGTGGTTTTGCATAGAAACATTAGAAGTTTGTTGCCCACCTGGAACTTACGGACCAGATTGCCTtg CTTGTCGTGGCGGATCAGAAAGACCTTGTCATGGAAATGGCCGCTGTGATGGTGATGGTACCCGAGGTGGAGATGGCACATGTAGCTGCAACAAGGAATACACGGGAGAATTTTGTTTGGACTGTTCTAATGGTTACTACAGTAGCTTGAGAAATGACACACATTCAGTTTGTACAG CCTGTCACACTGCTTGTAAAACTTGTACTGGTTCAAGTAACAAGGACTGCCAAGACTGTAAAGAAGGCTGGatcaaaaatgaagaaacagcttGTGTGG atttaGATGAATGTGCCTCTTCTCCTTGCAAAGATGAGCAGTATTGTTTGAACACAGATGGATCTTTCTCATGCAAAG caTGTGATGCTAGCTGTGTAGGTTGCACAGGAGAAGGTTCTGACAAGTGTAAGACCTGCGCATCCGGATACACgaaggaagatgaaaagtgTACAG ATACAGATGAATGTAACCTTTCAGAAAAGGTATGCACAAAGGAGAATGAAGACTGTGTTAATACTCCAGGTAGTTACAAATGTGTATGTTCAGAAGGGTTTGAAGATAAGGATGGAACATGTGTGCAAACTGTAAAAACAG GAAAGGAAGTGGAGACTGAAACAACTGAGCCTTCACATACGGAACATGAGGACTTATGA